From the Candidatus Peribacteria bacterium genome, one window contains:
- a CDS encoding class I SAM-dependent methyltransferase, which yields MIQAISQCRICKNTHLVSILDLGNQALTGIFPASTSEEVQVQPLELVKCEGDGACGLVQLKHSGDLEEMYGEDYGYRSGLNRWMVEHLEGIADSIKARGILQEGDTILDIGSNDATLLTFFHGQGYRLVGMDPSAVHFSEFYKENMQLIPHFFDAARFTKELGPVKAKVITSIAMFYDLEDPQAFVNGIASILDDNGLWLFEQSYLPSMLEANAYDTVCHEHLEYYAMRQIEWMLERAGMTVLDVSLNGANGGSFRVTAVKTGNPLLAQKTTAAEDLRNHEELLGINGLQVYAEFRTRVEEHRRHLRATIDAINAKGKTVFALGASTKGNVVLQYCGFTAEDIPYVAEVNPDKFGKMTPGTHIPIISQADADARHPDYYLVLPWHFRTTITQNMRSYLEKGGHLLFPLPDILTVGKDSL from the coding sequence ATGATCCAAGCCATTTCCCAGTGCAGAATCTGCAAAAACACGCATCTTGTGAGCATTCTTGATCTTGGGAATCAGGCTCTGACGGGCATTTTCCCTGCAAGTACTTCGGAGGAAGTACAGGTGCAGCCGCTGGAACTGGTGAAATGTGAAGGAGATGGTGCCTGCGGACTTGTGCAGTTGAAGCACAGCGGGGATCTGGAAGAGATGTACGGGGAGGATTACGGGTATCGCTCAGGACTGAATCGCTGGATGGTGGAACATCTGGAGGGTATTGCTGACTCCATTAAAGCACGGGGCATCCTTCAGGAAGGTGACACGATTCTCGATATCGGCAGCAATGATGCAACGCTTCTCACGTTTTTCCATGGACAGGGATATAGGCTTGTCGGCATGGATCCGAGCGCTGTGCATTTCTCGGAGTTTTACAAAGAGAACATGCAGCTTATTCCACACTTTTTTGATGCTGCACGTTTCACCAAAGAGCTGGGTCCGGTGAAGGCGAAAGTGATCACCTCGATTGCGATGTTTTATGATCTCGAAGATCCGCAGGCGTTCGTGAACGGTATCGCGTCTATTCTGGATGACAACGGACTCTGGCTGTTTGAGCAGAGCTACCTGCCCTCCATGCTGGAGGCCAATGCGTACGACACAGTCTGCCATGAACATCTGGAGTACTACGCCATGCGGCAGATTGAGTGGATGCTGGAGCGCGCGGGCATGACGGTTCTGGATGTCAGTCTGAATGGAGCCAACGGAGGAAGCTTCCGTGTGACAGCGGTGAAAACAGGCAATCCTCTTCTTGCTCAGAAAACAACGGCGGCGGAAGATTTGCGGAACCATGAGGAGCTGCTTGGCATCAATGGATTACAGGTTTATGCAGAGTTCCGTACACGCGTGGAAGAGCATCGCCGTCATCTCCGTGCCACGATCGACGCCATCAATGCAAAAGGGAAGACTGTGTTTGCATTAGGAGCCTCCACCAAAGGAAATGTTGTGCTGCAGTACTGCGGATTCACTGCCGAAGATATTCCGTATGTTGCGGAAGTGAATCCGGATAAGTTCGGCAAAATGACGCCGGGTACGCATATTCCCATCATCTCCCAGGCCGATGCCGATGCGCGTCACCCCGACTATTACCTAGTCCTGCCGTGGCATTTCCGCACTACTATTACCCAGAACATGCGGTCATACCTGGAGAAGGGTGGACATTTACTATTCCCGCTGCCGGATATTCTGACGGTTGGCAAAGACTCTCTATGA
- a CDS encoding GDP-L-fucose synthase has protein sequence MTKRVLVTGGKGFLGSAVCERLKKTDWAGEILAPSSAEYDLRNQVAAEAMYRDLRPEIVIHCAAHVGGIKDAREHPADFYYNNLTIGTNAQHFAYKAGVEKFIGVGSVCAYPEWAPIPLREETLWDGYPEKVNAPYGIAKKMLLVQGNAYRQQYGFRSIHLLLVNLYGPRDNFDPETSHVIPGLIRKFLEAQESGAPSVMLWGDGTPTREFLYVDDAANGIVLAAEQYDSPEPINIGASREIAVKDLAHLIAAEIGYTGDIQWNTSVPNGQPRRCLDTSKAEELFGFRAGMPLEEGIKNTITWYKSQS, from the coding sequence ATGACCAAACGCGTTCTTGTGACTGGCGGCAAAGGATTCCTGGGATCTGCGGTATGTGAAAGGCTCAAAAAAACCGATTGGGCGGGAGAAATTCTTGCGCCGAGCAGTGCGGAATATGATCTTCGCAATCAGGTTGCGGCAGAAGCCATGTACCGTGATCTGCGTCCCGAGATTGTCATCCACTGTGCTGCGCATGTCGGGGGAATCAAAGATGCGCGTGAGCATCCGGCGGATTTTTACTATAACAACCTGACCATCGGGACCAATGCCCAGCACTTTGCGTACAAGGCCGGTGTCGAGAAATTTATCGGTGTCGGATCGGTGTGTGCATACCCCGAGTGGGCACCCATTCCTCTGCGGGAAGAAACACTCTGGGACGGCTATCCGGAGAAAGTGAATGCTCCCTACGGAATCGCAAAGAAAATGCTGCTGGTCCAGGGCAATGCATATCGTCAGCAGTACGGCTTCCGCTCCATTCATCTGCTTCTGGTTAATCTCTACGGCCCACGTGATAACTTTGATCCAGAAACTTCTCATGTCATTCCGGGTCTCATCCGGAAATTTCTGGAAGCGCAGGAAAGTGGGGCGCCGTCCGTCATGCTCTGGGGTGATGGTACGCCGACACGCGAGTTTCTGTATGTGGATGATGCCGCCAACGGCATTGTGCTTGCCGCAGAGCAGTATGACAGTCCTGAGCCTATTAATATCGGTGCCAGCCGTGAGATTGCCGTGAAGGATCTTGCACACCTCATTGCAGCTGAAATCGGGTACACAGGCGACATTCAGTGGAATACATCGGTCCCGAACGGCCAGCCGCGACGCTGTCTGGATACATCAAAAGCGGAAGAGCTTTTCGGATTCCGTGCGGGCATGCCTCTGGAGGAAGGCATTAAAAATACTATTACGTGGTATAAGTCACAGAGCTAA
- a CDS encoding glycosyltransferase family 2 protein yields MASFSIILPAYNEEEGIASVLQDIRRTYPDAEIIVVDDASTDRTAAIAQENGAKLIRHQLNMGAGKSVKDGVEQAFCDRIIMMDSDGTYPVASIATLLTALDEGYNLVVGARHGKAYNGRLLKWMARIVFRFLAEFATGKRIPDINSGMRAFRRSEILPYFPHLCNGFSLPTTMTLAYFFTGMKVQYAPIEYYKRFGHTKVRIIRDSLRTLQYMVESIAHYNPLKLFLLLATCAVVCGMIAMSWIGIIGLFLGLLFGVLVMAVGVAAESIRKT; encoded by the coding sequence ATGGCGTCTTTCAGCATTATTCTGCCGGCGTATAACGAGGAAGAGGGCATCGCTTCTGTGCTGCAGGATATTCGTCGTACGTACCCGGATGCAGAGATCATCGTGGTCGACGATGCCTCAACGGATCGGACTGCTGCCATTGCGCAGGAAAACGGGGCCAAGCTCATTCGTCATCAGTTGAACATGGGGGCGGGGAAGAGCGTGAAAGACGGCGTGGAGCAGGCGTTCTGTGACCGGATTATCATGATGGATAGTGACGGCACCTATCCGGTCGCATCCATTGCCACCTTGCTGACTGCACTGGATGAAGGCTACAACCTGGTCGTTGGCGCGAGACATGGCAAGGCCTACAACGGGCGTTTGCTGAAGTGGATGGCACGGATCGTCTTTCGATTCCTTGCTGAATTTGCGACAGGCAAACGCATTCCTGACATTAACTCCGGCATGCGCGCATTCCGGCGGAGCGAGATTCTCCCGTATTTCCCGCATCTCTGTAACGGCTTCAGCCTGCCGACCACGATGACGCTTGCGTATTTTTTCACAGGCATGAAAGTGCAGTATGCTCCTATTGAATACTACAAACGCTTCGGCCACACCAAAGTCAGGATTATCCGTGATAGCCTCCGCACCCTACAGTATATGGTTGAATCCATCGCGCATTACAATCCACTCAAGCTGTTTCTGCTGCTCGCGACGTGTGCGGTTGTCTGTGGCATGATTGCCATGTCGTGGATTGGGATTATCGGGTTGTTCTTGGGGTTGCTGTTTGGGGTGCTGGTGATGGCGGTGGGGGTGGCGGCAGAGAGTATCAGAAAGACCTAG
- a CDS encoding GDP-mannose 4,6-dehydratase, translating into MKTIVVTGGLGFIGSYFVELALQSGYHVINIDKRTYAARTDLTFETHPHYEFLEQDICSIKHLPPNVDTVVNFAAESHVDNSIVANQVFFESNTRGVYNLLEIIRAKDVSDRPEFVHISTDEVYGSMMQGAATEEQVLCPSSPYSATKAAADQLILAWAKTYGIRYKICRSCNNYGFGQYPEKLFAKTVVHLANNKKMTVHGDGTYIREWLYAADNVRAILQIMEQGGENEIYNISSNEEYSVMDVVQMIVEVMKPGENWENWVERIENRQGQDGRYSVDCSKLRALGWKPTVALKDYIPTYIDLYQKANG; encoded by the coding sequence ATGAAGACGATCGTCGTCACCGGCGGACTGGGCTTTATCGGCTCGTACTTTGTCGAGCTTGCTCTGCAAAGCGGCTACCATGTCATCAATATCGATAAGCGGACCTATGCCGCACGCACAGATCTGACATTTGAAACACATCCGCATTATGAATTTCTGGAACAGGATATCTGCTCCATCAAACACCTGCCCCCGAACGTCGACACCGTGGTGAATTTTGCGGCAGAAAGCCATGTCGACAACTCCATCGTCGCCAATCAGGTATTTTTTGAAAGCAACACGCGCGGCGTCTATAACCTGCTGGAAATCATCCGTGCAAAAGATGTGAGTGACCGCCCGGAATTCGTGCATATTTCCACCGATGAAGTCTACGGCAGCATGATGCAGGGCGCAGCGACAGAAGAGCAGGTGCTCTGTCCCAGCAGTCCCTACTCCGCAACAAAGGCAGCCGCAGATCAGCTGATTCTTGCCTGGGCAAAAACATACGGCATCCGCTACAAAATCTGCCGCAGCTGCAATAATTACGGATTCGGCCAGTACCCGGAAAAGCTCTTTGCCAAAACCGTCGTGCATCTGGCCAACAACAAAAAAATGACCGTGCACGGGGACGGCACCTACATCCGCGAATGGCTGTATGCGGCGGATAACGTCCGGGCTATCCTGCAGATTATGGAGCAGGGCGGTGAGAATGAAATCTATAACATTTCCTCCAACGAGGAATACAGCGTGATGGATGTGGTGCAGATGATTGTGGAAGTCATGAAGCCCGGCGAGAACTGGGAAAACTGGGTGGAGCGCATTGAAAACCGGCAGGGGCAGGACGGACGCTACTCGGTGGATTGCAGCAAACTACGGGCACTCGGATGGAAACCGACAGTTGCCCTGAAGGACTACATCCCGACCTATATCGATCTCTACCAAAAAGCCAATGGATAA
- a CDS encoding FdtA/QdtA family cupin domain-containing protein — translation MDNALYKWITIESHGKNVGDLLMFEEGTNLPFRIGKVLVVKNVPTDAVRGKHAHKTVKEIVVPLQGGCVVDVTDGTRTESVTLDSPGKPLLLPALVWRTLHHFQPDTILLIVADGPYDEADYLRNYDEFLAYLAQQKKD, via the coding sequence ATGGATAATGCCCTGTACAAGTGGATCACCATTGAAAGCCATGGAAAGAATGTGGGTGATTTACTGATGTTCGAGGAAGGCACAAATCTTCCTTTTAGGATCGGGAAAGTACTGGTCGTCAAAAATGTCCCGACGGATGCAGTCCGCGGAAAACATGCGCATAAAACGGTCAAAGAAATTGTGGTTCCACTGCAGGGAGGATGCGTGGTCGATGTGACCGACGGCACACGGACAGAAAGCGTCACGCTCGATTCTCCGGGAAAACCGCTCCTGCTGCCCGCACTCGTCTGGCGGACTCTGCATCATTTCCAGCCGGATACCATTCTGCTGATTGTTGCGGATGGTCCGTACGACGAAGCAGATTATCTGCGCAATTACGATGAATTTCTGGCGTATCTGGCTCAGCAGAAAAAAGACTGA
- a CDS encoding glycosyltransferase family 2 protein: MTPELSIIVPVYNEARTLEKIMSAIVSACPGAQIVYVDDGSTDASLELLHAHARPADLVLTKPNGGKGSAIRLGLENATGAYTVIQDADLEYDPKEIDLLISRATQEPGTVVFGSRFFHGKTPHIYWRFLMGNKAMTALMNILFFARLTDTYTCYKLLPTDLFRNLNLTSNGFELEAEITAKCLRKGTRIVEIPISYHPRSIEEGKKINWKDAVKGAMMMVKIRCGG, from the coding sequence ATGACCCCCGAACTCAGCATCATTGTGCCGGTCTACAACGAAGCACGGACGCTGGAAAAAATCATGTCCGCTATTGTGAGCGCCTGCCCGGGCGCACAGATTGTCTATGTGGATGACGGATCGACAGACGCATCGCTTGAGCTTTTGCATGCGCACGCCAGACCAGCTGATCTGGTCCTCACCAAACCAAATGGCGGGAAGGGTTCTGCTATCCGGCTGGGACTCGAGAATGCAACAGGTGCCTATACCGTTATTCAGGATGCGGATCTGGAATATGATCCAAAAGAAATTGATCTGCTCATCAGCCGCGCTACACAAGAACCGGGCACGGTCGTCTTCGGCTCACGCTTCTTCCACGGAAAAACCCCGCATATTTACTGGCGGTTTCTCATGGGCAACAAAGCAATGACCGCACTCATGAATATTCTCTTCTTTGCCCGCCTGACCGACACCTATACCTGCTACAAACTGCTGCCGACAGATCTCTTCCGGAATCTGAATCTGACAAGCAACGGCTTTGAACTCGAAGCGGAAATTACCGCCAAGTGCCTGAGAAAAGGCACACGCATCGTCGAAATTCCCATCAGCTACCATCCGCGCAGTATTGAGGAAGGCAAAAAGATTAACTGGAAGGACGCGGTGAAAGGGGCGATGATGATGGTGAAGATACGGTGTGGTGGATAG
- the gmd gene encoding GDP-mannose 4,6-dehydratase gives MKKALITGITGQDGSYLAELLLEKGYEVHGIIRRSSTVVKTRLDHIFQDPHTKNLKLFMHYGDLSDGSNLNRLLKDIRPDEIYHLGAQSHVRVSFDIPEYTGDVTGLGTLRLLEAIRDVDFPVKFYNAASSEMFGNAKTLPITEETPFRPASPYAISKLFSYWMTVNYRESYNLFAVNGILFNHESPRRGETFVTRKISRGFARMHAGLDTLLYLGNLDAKRDWGYAKEYVEGMWLMLQVEKPDDYILATNETHTVREFAEETARFFGYELQWKGSGVDEIGFDATSGKELIHIDPRYFRPTEVDVLLGDASKAKKLLGWEPKITFTELARLMAEAEQFENAS, from the coding sequence ATGAAAAAGGCACTGATTACAGGAATCACCGGGCAGGACGGCTCGTATCTGGCAGAACTGCTGCTGGAAAAAGGCTATGAGGTGCATGGCATTATCAGGCGCTCAAGCACGGTGGTGAAAACACGTCTGGATCATATTTTCCAGGACCCGCACACGAAGAACCTGAAACTCTTCATGCATTATGGGGATTTGTCTGATGGAAGTAATTTGAACCGCCTTCTGAAAGACATCCGCCCCGATGAAATTTACCATCTCGGAGCACAGAGTCACGTGCGCGTGAGTTTCGATATTCCGGAATATACGGGTGATGTGACTGGCCTCGGAACACTGCGCCTGCTGGAGGCAATCCGCGATGTCGATTTCCCGGTGAAGTTCTACAACGCTGCGTCGAGCGAGATGTTTGGCAATGCAAAGACGCTGCCGATTACCGAAGAGACACCCTTCCGCCCCGCCTCCCCCTACGCCATCTCCAAACTGTTCTCGTACTGGATGACGGTCAATTACCGCGAAAGCTACAACCTGTTTGCCGTGAACGGCATTCTCTTCAACCACGAATCCCCGCGCCGCGGCGAAACATTCGTGACCCGCAAAATCTCCCGTGGCTTTGCACGCATGCATGCCGGACTGGACACCCTCCTCTACCTCGGAAACCTCGACGCAAAACGCGACTGGGGATATGCAAAAGAATACGTGGAAGGTATGTGGCTCATGCTGCAGGTAGAGAAGCCAGACGACTACATTCTGGCTACGAATGAGACCCATACTGTGCGCGAATTTGCAGAAGAGACTGCACGCTTCTTTGGCTATGAACTGCAGTGGAAAGGAAGCGGCGTAGATGAAATCGGGTTCGATGCAACAAGTGGCAAAGAACTGATCCACATTGATCCGCGCTACTTCCGCCCGACTGAGGTTGATGTCCTTCTGGGTGATGCATCCAAGGCAAAAAAGCTTCTTGGCTGGGAACCGAAAATCACCTTCACAGAACTCGCCCGCCTGATGGCTGAGGCAGAGCAGTTTGAAAATGCTTCTTAG
- a CDS encoding ABC transporter ATP-binding protein/permease: MTGLYRLTLRTQKIAFLPLILTADLLYTYSMGEWSNFRQMFMMLRNAGMKPAYFIVPGLLSAVAAAFEGISVLLLVPIVQGLFNRDFSFIRANAQTTEILSYFPASWSATDQAVLLFILTVFVVAVVSKNLLRYVSMLSMCFLAYRTAHHLRKQIFSRYLTFGKFFFDRSTIGHHNTVLTTFTELAMNPLIGFDRYLSQAFSVLTYFIIMCTLSWQLTAYAIPLFLVLHFTVSFVIKKIRAISAQIADASKTLQKKSIEILTMIPVVLAHNAQSLEQGRYKKLSDQLSATWFKNSIFFNMVNPINELETLVAMIALFGVILFLLPGSQLTPSTMIVYFYLVMNSAIKFSTLTGFRSQIASASGPVTEILKIFNNEEKFSVPGGSKEFAGLKKSIDFKHFHFSYPESREVLTDISFSIEKSKMTAIVGPTGSGKTTLMSILMRYYDCGPDMLFVDGTDIRAFTLESLRSRMALVSQDTLLFNDTIGNNIAYGFKDVTKKQIEDAVAEASLSEFVAKLPQGLDTIVGDRGVQLSGGEKQRVSIARALLKGADILILDEATSSLDSRTEALIQSAIDKVTKGKTSIVIAHRLSTIKNADNIVVIEHGKCVEQGSLDELLAKKGVFHSYWEAQKFS; encoded by the coding sequence ATGACTGGATTGTACCGATTGACGCTTCGTACGCAAAAAATCGCATTCCTTCCCCTTATCCTGACCGCTGACCTTCTCTATACTTACTCTATGGGTGAATGGTCGAATTTCCGGCAGATGTTCATGATGCTGCGCAATGCGGGCATGAAGCCTGCGTATTTTATTGTGCCGGGACTGCTTTCCGCTGTTGCTGCCGCATTCGAAGGAATCAGCGTTCTGCTTCTTGTACCGATTGTGCAGGGGCTCTTTAACCGTGATTTCAGTTTCATCCGTGCAAATGCGCAGACCACGGAGATTTTGTCCTATTTTCCTGCATCCTGGAGTGCGACGGATCAGGCGGTCCTTCTTTTTATTCTGACGGTGTTTGTGGTTGCGGTCGTATCTAAAAATCTGCTCCGGTATGTGTCCATGCTCAGCATGTGTTTTCTGGCGTATCGCACCGCACATCATCTCCGCAAACAGATTTTCTCCCGCTACCTGACCTTCGGAAAGTTCTTCTTTGACCGCTCCACCATCGGTCACCATAACACCGTGCTCACGACATTTACCGAGCTTGCGATGAATCCGCTGATCGGCTTCGACCGGTATCTGAGCCAGGCGTTTTCCGTTCTCACGTACTTCATCATCATGTGCACGCTGTCGTGGCAGCTCACCGCGTATGCGATTCCTCTCTTTTTGGTGCTGCACTTCACTGTCTCTTTTGTCATCAAAAAGATCCGCGCTATTTCCGCACAGATTGCCGATGCATCCAAAACACTCCAGAAAAAATCCATCGAAATCCTCACCATGATTCCGGTCGTGCTCGCGCATAATGCCCAGTCTCTGGAGCAGGGGAGGTACAAAAAGCTCAGCGATCAGCTGTCCGCCACGTGGTTCAAAAACAGCATTTTCTTCAACATGGTCAATCCCATCAACGAACTCGAAACACTCGTGGCCATGATCGCACTCTTTGGCGTCATCCTCTTTCTGCTCCCAGGGTCCCAGCTGACGCCGTCCACCATGATCGTGTATTTCTATCTGGTCATGAACTCAGCGATCAAGTTTTCCACACTGACCGGTTTCCGCTCACAGATCGCGAGTGCGTCCGGGCCTGTCACGGAGATTCTGAAGATCTTCAATAATGAGGAAAAATTCAGTGTTCCCGGCGGATCGAAAGAATTTGCGGGCCTCAAAAAATCCATCGATTTCAAGCACTTCCATTTCTCGTATCCCGAAAGCCGCGAAGTGCTTACTGATATTTCGTTCTCCATTGAGAAGAGCAAAATGACCGCCATTGTCGGTCCAACGGGTTCGGGCAAAACCACGCTGATGAGTATCCTGATGCGGTACTACGACTGCGGTCCGGATATGCTGTTTGTGGATGGTACCGATATCCGCGCATTCACCCTCGAATCACTCCGCTCCCGTATGGCACTGGTGAGTCAGGATACGCTGCTTTTCAATGATACGATTGGCAATAACATTGCGTACGGATTCAAAGATGTTACCAAAAAACAGATTGAAGACGCAGTGGCGGAAGCATCTCTCTCCGAGTTTGTCGCGAAGCTTCCTCAGGGGCTCGATACCATTGTCGGTGACCGCGGCGTGCAGCTCTCGGGTGGTGAGAAGCAGCGTGTCTCCATTGCACGCGCGCTTTTGAAGGGTGCCGATATTCTCATTCTGGACGAAGCAACCAGTTCTCTCGATAGCCGTACGGAAGCCCTCATTCAGTCTGCCATCGATAAAGTGACCAAGGGCAAAACGTCGATCGTCATCGCACACAGGCTCTCAACCATCAAGAACGCAGACAACATTGTCGTCATTGAACACGGCAAATGTGTGGAACAGGGATCACTTGATGAGCTGCTCGCCAAGAAGGGGGTATTCCATTCGTACTGGGAAGCTCAGAAATTCTCCTGA
- a CDS encoding glycosyltransferase gives MTHDSSASAQSGRRLKVLLAVMKYDYGVQEQGYGYEHYQFHDALVRMGCEVLYFDFMTLLKEHGRTAMNRLLRETVDREKPDILFCSLYKNEIDKDVMRAITEQTETVTLNWFCDDTFRFRGFSSRWARSFDWIFTVDKHCVPLYRRLGAAHAEYVRWACNPFLYTKNTNAPLYDVTFVGRSYGGRGAAIERLKKEGFSVRTWGRGWEGGRLSQSEMVEVFGRSRINLNFSDASVRPGWKGKIGLKFPKQIKGRLLEVPACGGFLLTGDAPLLPDYYTPGKDVAVFTSTDDLVEKVRYYLSYEEERAAIARSGYERTMQEHTYIHRFHAMFAAMGFSTPDPAAVLAGDVPAGTSTDVTLAVTDPVVSVIVPVYNGARFVGQTIESILAQQFRDFECIIVDDGSTDDTPAIIARYAATDARIRLHRLSPNAGKIAAFNAGFALARGRYIAITGADDISLPQRLWKGVNFLDAHPDIAAVGSWVDIIDGDGTVTGILRHPSSPALIAWLLHFRNPLAACATLIRRDTFEQLGWYHDEASEDYDFLARLSQSHAIANIPEVLAQYRVWDGNFTSRHKAAEEDTACSVIGRLSTSLLKEPVPAESVRALRLAMDGSEPVSLSQVRMAAALCLRLHRAFRRNRRLSVRDAQIVRHSVSEYLCLLARHAARQSRLLSVWLYANALIRNPLFVSHVLRHRFRR, from the coding sequence GTGACTCATGATTCTTCTGCATCGGCGCAGTCAGGCAGGCGCCTGAAAGTTCTGCTTGCTGTTATGAAATATGATTACGGCGTGCAGGAACAGGGGTATGGGTATGAGCACTATCAGTTTCATGATGCGCTGGTGCGCATGGGGTGCGAGGTGCTGTATTTCGATTTCATGACTCTTCTGAAAGAGCACGGACGGACCGCTATGAATCGTCTGCTGCGGGAGACTGTTGACCGCGAAAAACCGGATATTCTTTTTTGTTCGCTCTACAAAAATGAGATCGACAAAGATGTCATGCGTGCCATCACCGAGCAGACCGAAACGGTCACCCTGAACTGGTTCTGTGACGACACATTCCGCTTCCGCGGATTTTCGAGCAGATGGGCCCGCTCCTTCGACTGGATTTTCACGGTTGATAAGCACTGTGTTCCGCTTTACCGCCGGTTGGGTGCGGCGCATGCGGAGTACGTTCGTTGGGCGTGTAATCCTTTTCTCTATACAAAAAATACGAATGCGCCGCTCTACGATGTCACCTTTGTCGGGCGATCGTACGGCGGGAGAGGAGCGGCTATTGAGCGCCTGAAAAAAGAAGGTTTTTCCGTCCGTACGTGGGGGCGTGGATGGGAGGGTGGCAGGTTATCCCAGTCTGAAATGGTGGAGGTCTTCGGTCGCAGCCGCATCAATCTGAATTTTTCCGATGCGTCCGTGCGTCCGGGGTGGAAAGGAAAAATCGGCCTGAAGTTCCCGAAACAGATTAAAGGGCGCTTGCTCGAAGTGCCGGCATGCGGCGGCTTTCTGCTCACTGGCGATGCCCCGCTTCTTCCTGATTATTACACTCCTGGAAAAGATGTTGCGGTCTTTACGTCTACAGACGATCTGGTGGAAAAAGTACGGTACTACCTTTCATATGAAGAGGAACGCGCCGCCATTGCCCGGAGCGGATACGAGCGCACGATGCAGGAACATACCTACATTCACCGCTTCCATGCGATGTTTGCAGCAATGGGCTTTTCGACTCCAGATCCCGCCGCTGTGTTGGCAGGGGATGTTCCTGCGGGAACATCTACGGACGTGACACTGGCCGTCACAGATCCTGTCGTGAGCGTGATTGTGCCGGTGTATAACGGGGCGCGCTTTGTCGGACAGACCATCGAAAGTATTCTCGCCCAGCAATTCCGGGATTTCGAATGCATCATTGTGGATGACGGATCTACCGATGACACGCCTGCAATCATCGCGCGGTATGCGGCAACAGATGCACGTATCCGCTTGCACCGCCTGTCACCCAATGCCGGAAAAATCGCTGCATTCAATGCAGGTTTCGCGCTGGCTCGTGGTAGATATATCGCCATCACCGGCGCGGATGACATCAGCCTGCCGCAGCGCCTGTGGAAGGGGGTGAATTTTCTGGATGCCCACCCGGACATTGCAGCCGTTGGCAGCTGGGTCGATATCATCGATGGCGACGGAACCGTAACCGGCATTCTTCGTCATCCGTCATCGCCTGCACTCATCGCCTGGCTGCTGCATTTCCGCAATCCGCTTGCAGCCTGTGCGACACTCATTCGTCGCGATACATTTGAGCAGCTGGGCTGGTACCACGATGAAGCGTCGGAGGATTATGATTTCCTCGCGCGCCTGAGTCAGTCCCATGCAATCGCTAATATTCCCGAAGTCCTCGCACAGTATCGTGTGTGGGATGGTAATTTCACATCACGTCACAAGGCTGCGGAAGAAGACACTGCCTGTTCTGTCATTGGAAGGCTGTCTACCTCTCTTTTGAAAGAGCCTGTTCCGGCGGAATCTGTCCGTGCATTGCGGCTGGCGATGGATGGCAGCGAACCGGTGAGCCTGTCACAGGTTCGCATGGCTGCCGCGCTCTGCCTGCGTCTGCATCGTGCATTCAGAAGAAACCGCCGGCTGTCTGTGCGCGATGCGCAGATTGTCCGTCACAGCGTATCGGAATATCTGTGCCTGCTTGCCCGTCATGCGGCACGGCAGTCACGTCTGTTGTCGGTGTGGCTCTATGCAAACGCGCTCATCAGAAATCCGCTTTTTGTGTCCCATGTTCTGCGTCACCGGTTCAGGCGCTAA